Proteins found in one Campylobacter lari genomic segment:
- a CDS encoding ABC transporter ATP-binding protein, whose product MEILKIDNLYKSFGKTEVLKGISLSLREGEIVSILGESGCGKSSLLGCIAGFFEINDGSICIGDKLVASKNVYLAPQERDVGVLFQDYALFPHLNVEENICFGISSLSKNEQKQRLDEVLEILNLNTLLKRYPNELSGGQAQRVALARTIVARPKIILFDEPFSNLNHTLSVKMRKEIKNILKEHKLSAIFVTHDKDDAFYLSDNIALIKDGKILDYGSAKELFYKPKNIDSACFLGEAFFIDPKTILDEKFKAYLQSKNGILRPNDIQISTSQTPLKASVLECVFYGDFYELNVSLEGHIFSIYHHKELSKNEAIYLKLSNKESF is encoded by the coding sequence ATGGAAATCTTAAAAATTGACAATCTTTACAAATCTTTTGGAAAAACAGAAGTTTTAAAAGGAATTTCTTTGAGTTTAAGAGAAGGTGAGATTGTCAGCATTTTAGGAGAAAGTGGTTGTGGTAAGAGTTCTTTGCTTGGTTGTATAGCAGGTTTTTTTGAAATCAATGATGGTAGTATTTGTATAGGGGATAAACTAGTTGCTTCTAAGAATGTGTATTTAGCCCCACAAGAGCGTGATGTGGGGGTTTTGTTTCAAGATTATGCTTTGTTTCCGCATTTAAATGTAGAAGAAAATATATGTTTTGGTATAAGCTCTTTAAGTAAAAACGAGCAAAAACAAAGGCTTGATGAAGTTTTAGAAATTTTAAATTTAAACACACTTTTAAAGCGCTATCCAAATGAACTAAGCGGTGGGCAAGCCCAAAGAGTAGCGTTAGCAAGAACCATAGTTGCAAGACCAAAAATCATACTTTTTGATGAGCCTTTTTCAAATTTAAATCATACTTTAAGTGTTAAAATGCGCAAAGAAATCAAAAATATCTTAAAAGAGCACAAGCTTAGTGCTATTTTTGTCACGCATGATAAAGACGATGCTTTTTATTTATCAGATAATATCGCTTTGATTAAGGATGGGAAAATTTTAGACTATGGAAGCGCTAAAGAACTTTTTTATAAGCCTAAAAATATAGATAGTGCTTGCTTTTTAGGTGAGGCATTTTTTATAGATCCAAAGACAATTTTAGATGAGAAATTCAAAGCATATTTGCAAAGTAAAAATGGCATTTTACGCCCTAATGATATACAAATTTCAACTTCACAAACTCCTTTAAAAGCTAGCGTTTTAGAGTGCGTGTTTTATGGGGATTTTTATGAGCTAAATGTGAGTTTGGAAGGACATATTTTTAGTATTTATCATCACAAAGAGCTTAGTAAAAATGAGGCAATTTATCTCAAATTAAGCAATAAAGAAAGTTTTTAA
- the cgb gene encoding single-domain globin Cgb, which translates to MTQEQIQIIKDCVPVLQKNGEVLTKEFYKIMFEEYPEVKPMFNMEKQASGEQPKALAMAILMAAKNVENLENMRSFVDKVAITHTKLNVKEEHYPIVGACLLKAIKVVLNADETTLKAWEEAYKAIAQFYIDIEKEIYAKAK; encoded by the coding sequence ATGACACAAGAGCAAATTCAAATCATCAAAGATTGCGTGCCGGTTTTACAAAAAAATGGTGAAGTTTTAACTAAAGAATTTTATAAAATCATGTTCGAAGAATATCCTGAAGTAAAACCTATGTTTAATATGGAAAAACAAGCCTCAGGCGAACAACCAAAAGCTTTGGCAATGGCTATTTTAATGGCAGCAAAAAATGTAGAAAATTTAGAAAATATGAGAAGCTTTGTTGATAAAGTAGCTATCACTCATACAAAATTAAATGTCAAAGAAGAACATTACCCTATAGTCGGCGCTTGTCTTTTAAAGGCTATTAAAGTAGTACTAAATGCAGATGAAACTACGCTAAAAGCTTGGGAAGAAGCTTACAAAGCTATTGCACAATTTTATATAGATATTGAAAAAGAAATTTATGCAAAAGCTAAGTAA
- a CDS encoding Fe(3+) ABC transporter substrate-binding protein, protein MKAKVVLLSLLAAMSLSAQELTIYSHRHYDSDKGIFKLFQEKTGISVNVVQAKANELAKRLEVEGKNSKADLFMTADAGNLEQVRTNNLFVSVSSPELEKLSPKELRGKNNEWYAFTTRARIIIASKDRVKDGEIKTYEDLTDPKFKGKVLVRSSNNVYNISLLSAMIDTLGKEKAKEWAQGIANNLARTPKGGDRDQIRAIYAKEGDVAISNSYYLGHLANSKNPKDIEAANSVKVIFPNQDGRGTHINVSGIGVLKTSKNKEAAVKFIEFMLSKEAQEILTNQNYEYPVNKEVKPAKILQSWGEFKIEKPNFEAYWGNAKEALMIFDEVQWK, encoded by the coding sequence ATGAAAGCAAAAGTAGTTTTACTATCTTTACTAGCTGCTATGAGTTTAAGTGCTCAAGAGCTTACGATTTATTCTCATCGTCATTATGATTCTGATAAAGGAATTTTCAAATTATTTCAAGAAAAAACAGGCATTAGTGTAAATGTGGTGCAAGCTAAAGCTAATGAGCTTGCTAAAAGATTAGAGGTTGAGGGTAAAAATTCAAAAGCTGATTTATTTATGACTGCTGATGCGGGAAATTTAGAACAAGTTCGTACAAATAATCTTTTTGTTTCAGTTAGTTCGCCTGAATTAGAAAAACTTTCTCCAAAAGAATTAAGAGGTAAAAACAACGAATGGTATGCTTTTACAACAAGAGCAAGAATCATCATTGCTTCTAAAGATAGAGTTAAAGATGGAGAGATTAAAACTTATGAGGATTTAACTGACCCTAAATTTAAAGGTAAAGTTTTAGTGAGAAGTTCAAATAATGTTTATAATATCTCTTTGTTAAGTGCTATGATTGATACTTTGGGTAAAGAAAAAGCAAAAGAATGGGCGCAAGGCATAGCAAATAATCTTGCACGCACTCCAAAAGGTGGGGACCGTGATCAAATTCGTGCAATTTATGCAAAAGAAGGCGATGTAGCTATATCAAATAGTTATTATCTAGGACATTTAGCAAATTCAAAAAATCCTAAAGATATTGAAGCTGCAAATTCAGTGAAAGTGATTTTTCCAAACCAAGATGGTAGAGGAACACATATCAATGTAAGCGGTATAGGTGTTTTAAAAACTTCTAAAAATAAAGAAGCTGCGGTGAAATTTATCGAGTTTATGCTTTCAAAAGAAGCACAAGAAATTTTAACAAACCAAAATTATGAATATCCGGTAAATAAAGAAGTAAAACCTGCTAAAATTTTACAATCATGGGGTGAGTTTAAAATCGAAAAGCCAAATTTTGAAGCTTACTGGGGTAATGCTAAAGAAGCTTTAATGATTTTTGATGAAGTTCAATGGAAATAA
- a CDS encoding flagellar hook protein FlgE produces MFTAFYNGVNGVKSQSYGIDNTAHNISNVNTVGFKYSDVAFKDVFYSTITTQSYNKGQTGYGSVAGATNDIFEQGPIVSTDNEFDVAIAGKGFFGVSNANGVYYTRNGAFKPDANGFLVDSNGNYVLGTMNPSLKEIQLSDRVSNMFGQILGQKVTTAWSGTPGENFQIGGVNTQGPISVPKNLYLPPQPTQNITWSGNLDTSTKTEAVNVDVDASKFEFSKNEDGSVKISGSVKDEQIYGLKPGDTIYFKITDEKGASQTLQATLDENLAFSIDNQKLDKVDLETAKLESSHLSVEKEVADSSELSAKLINPDGSISWVRVKLDRVLPQNGTDLEYKAVAQVYDNDGNKIGGTTEGLITFNEAGALVSNTLNSVDNNGTRVNINLGSYYDPNIPNSGYDGLHALKNKQPSVHTQTDGKGEGFLNNYSINTDGTIIATFTNGDQIAMAKLALFNFMNEQGLEKLGENLYGQTGNSGNPTFLLDANGKFSTATFEGGKLEQSNVDLSVAFTNLITLQKAYDSSSKSITTADQMIQKAINMKR; encoded by the coding sequence ATGTTTACGGCATTTTACAATGGAGTAAATGGGGTAAAATCCCAAAGTTATGGTATAGACAATACAGCTCATAATATAAGCAATGTAAATACGGTTGGATTTAAATACTCTGATGTAGCTTTTAAAGATGTATTTTATAGCACCATAACAACACAATCATACAATAAAGGTCAAACTGGTTATGGTAGTGTAGCAGGAGCTACAAATGATATTTTCGAACAAGGACCAATAGTTTCTACCGATAATGAGTTTGATGTAGCAATTGCTGGAAAAGGGTTCTTTGGTGTAAGCAATGCTAATGGAGTTTATTATACTAGAAATGGTGCTTTTAAGCCTGATGCAAATGGTTTTTTAGTAGATTCAAATGGAAATTATGTGCTTGGAACTATGAATCCATCATTAAAAGAAATTCAGCTAAGCGATAGGGTTTCTAATATGTTTGGTCAAATTCTTGGTCAAAAAGTTACAACAGCTTGGAGTGGAACACCTGGAGAGAATTTTCAAATAGGTGGAGTTAATACTCAAGGACCTATTTCTGTACCTAAAAATCTTTATTTGCCGCCTCAACCAACTCAAAATATCACCTGGAGCGGAAATTTAGATACAAGCACCAAAACAGAAGCAGTAAATGTAGATGTAGATGCTTCTAAATTTGAATTTAGCAAAAATGAAGATGGTAGTGTAAAAATTTCAGGTAGTGTAAAAGATGAGCAAATTTATGGCTTAAAACCTGGCGATACTATATATTTTAAAATTACTGATGAAAAAGGTGCCAGTCAAACATTGCAAGCCACTCTAGATGAGAATTTAGCTTTTAGTATTGATAATCAAAAACTAGATAAAGTAGATTTGGAAACAGCTAAATTAGAATCATCTCATTTAAGTGTGGAAAAAGAGGTGGCTGATAGCTCAGAACTTTCTGCAAAATTAATCAATCCTGATGGTTCTATTAGTTGGGTAAGAGTTAAATTAGATAGAGTTTTACCACAAAATGGAACAGACTTAGAATACAAAGCCGTTGCTCAAGTATATGATAATGATGGCAATAAAATAGGTGGAACCACTGAAGGTTTAATCACCTTTAACGAAGCTGGAGCTTTAGTTTCTAATACCCTAAATTCAGTAGATAATAACGGCACAAGGGTTAATATAAATCTTGGTTCTTACTATGATCCAAATATACCAAATTCAGGTTATGATGGACTTCATGCTTTAAAAAATAAACAACCTTCAGTGCATACACAAACAGATGGTAAAGGCGAAGGGTTTTTGAATAATTATTCTATCAACACAGATGGTACCATTATAGCCACTTTTACCAACGGTGATCAAATAGCTATGGCAAAACTAGCATTGTTTAACTTTATGAATGAACAAGGTCTAGAAAAGCTAGGAGAAAATCTTTATGGACAAACTGGTAATAGTGGCAACCCAACCTTTTTACTTGATGCTAATGGAAAATTTAGTACAGCTACTTTTGAAGGTGGAAAACTAGAGCAATCAAATGTGGATTTATCGGTGGCTTTTACTAACTTGATCACTTTACAAAAAGCTTATGATTCAAGTAGCAAAAGCATTACAACAGCTGATCAAATGATACAAAAAGCAATCAACATGAAACGCTAG
- a CDS encoding multidrug ABC transporter permease/ATP-binding protein: MNFLWILFRENKLKIILFLLFSVFTSILGVLTLVFINEFLLKTSLENSNIIVYFVLLLLVFFASSSFVEIALSSFGQSFIFKMQRRVVKQILDTSVLNILNTTKAKILASLNNDVRSISFGLLRLPEFIQSSVLIVCVSAYISYLSLEIFFLCLAWIVCVFLVDNFLMSKVYFYFKNARENDDALQKNYQNILQGHKELTLNPLRAKHYYENEFEKNALKKKKSSTMGNILHILSNNWSNSAMLALVGVEFYIALSYELASLQSATTIALSVLFLRAPLGAMIGSFPTLMMAKIALDKISNLNLENYSHEFKLSQNNKTWQKLSFKDVSFAYNEKFALKPVNFELKKGECVFLIGKNGSGKSTFSMILAGLFTDFEGDIFLDDEKITSENIYEYRSLISAIFSDFHLFEHVLEDEKFSKKDLAYWLEILELNEKVELVGNVFSTIKLSAGQKKRLAMLNALLEKRDILILDEWAADQDPMFRRFFYTKLLPLLKQKGITIFAITHDDVYFDMADRILLAQNGQIQELKGDIKELAKNAVEKF, from the coding sequence GTGAATTTTTTATGGATTTTATTTCGAGAAAATAAACTTAAAATTATTCTTTTTTTACTTTTTAGTGTTTTTACAAGTATATTAGGTGTGTTGACTTTAGTTTTTATTAATGAGTTTTTATTGAAAACTAGTCTTGAAAATTCAAATATCATTGTGTATTTTGTACTTTTGTTGCTTGTGTTTTTTGCGAGTTCTTCTTTTGTAGAAATTGCTCTAAGCTCGTTTGGGCAAAGTTTTATTTTTAAAATGCAAAGAAGAGTTGTAAAGCAAATTTTAGATACAAGTGTTTTGAATATTTTAAACACTACTAAAGCAAAGATTTTAGCTTCTTTAAATAATGATGTGCGTAGTATTTCTTTTGGGCTTTTAAGGCTTCCTGAATTTATACAATCAAGTGTTTTGATTGTATGTGTAAGTGCTTATATATCTTATCTTTCTTTGGAAATTTTCTTTTTGTGTTTAGCATGGATAGTGTGTGTTTTTTTGGTGGATAATTTTTTGATGAGTAAGGTGTATTTTTATTTTAAAAATGCTAGAGAAAATGATGATGCTTTGCAAAAAAACTATCAAAATATTTTACAAGGACATAAAGAATTAACCCTAAATCCTTTGAGAGCAAAGCATTATTATGAAAATGAGTTTGAAAAAAATGCCCTAAAAAAGAAAAAAAGCTCTACTATGGGAAATATCTTGCATATTTTATCTAATAATTGGAGCAATAGCGCTATGCTAGCTTTAGTAGGAGTGGAGTTTTATATAGCTTTAAGCTATGAACTTGCTAGTTTGCAAAGTGCTACGACTATAGCTTTAAGTGTGCTTTTTTTAAGAGCACCACTTGGAGCCATGATAGGAAGTTTTCCTACGCTTATGATGGCAAAAATCGCTTTAGATAAAATTTCAAATTTAAATTTAGAAAATTATTCTCATGAGTTTAAACTCAGTCAAAATAACAAAACTTGGCAAAAACTTTCTTTTAAAGATGTATCTTTTGCATACAATGAAAAATTTGCACTAAAACCTGTAAATTTTGAACTTAAAAAAGGTGAATGTGTATTTTTAATAGGTAAAAATGGTAGTGGTAAATCTACTTTTTCTATGATTTTGGCTGGGCTTTTTACAGACTTTGAAGGGGATATTTTTTTAGATGATGAAAAAATAACTTCAGAAAATATTTATGAGTATAGAAGTTTAATTAGTGCGATTTTTAGTGATTTTCATTTGTTTGAGCATGTTTTAGAAGATGAGAAATTTAGCAAAAAGGATTTAGCATACTGGCTTGAAATTTTAGAGCTAAATGAAAAAGTAGAACTTGTGGGAAATGTTTTTAGCACTATAAAGCTTTCGGCTGGACAAAAAAAGCGTCTTGCTATGCTTAATGCTTTGCTTGAAAAAAGGGATATTTTGATCTTAGATGAGTGGGCAGCTGATCAAGATCCTATGTTTAGAAGGTTTTTTTATACCAAGCTTTTGCCGCTTTTAAAGCAAAAAGGTATTACTATATTTGCTATAACTCATGATGATGTGTATTTTGATATGGCCGATAGAATTTTACTCGCACAAAATGGTCAAATACAAGAGTTAAAAGGCGATATAAAAGAACTAGCAAAAAATGCAGTAGAAAAATTTTAA
- a CDS encoding GlcG/HbpS family heme-binding protein produces the protein MKKLLILCVFLGVSLMAKSFELVKEPVLTTQMVEGILDLAKNEARKNGFHVSITIVDKSGQILAVLRDDKAGVHTLNASYKKAYTATSQKRETAVIFKGVKEGKIPEDIRYLDDKFSIMPGGVPIFIDGVIVGGIGVGGAHLDEDAKIAKAGIAFLQ, from the coding sequence ATGAAAAAATTACTCATTTTATGTGTATTTTTAGGAGTAAGTCTAATGGCAAAATCTTTTGAGCTTGTAAAAGAGCCTGTGCTAACTACGCAAATGGTTGAAGGGATTTTGGATCTTGCAAAAAATGAAGCAAGAAAAAATGGCTTTCATGTAAGTATTACTATAGTGGATAAATCTGGTCAAATTTTAGCAGTTTTAAGAGATGATAAAGCGGGTGTGCATACGCTTAATGCTAGTTATAAAAAAGCTTACACGGCTACTTCACAAAAAAGAGAAACAGCGGTCATTTTTAAAGGTGTAAAAGAGGGTAAAATACCTGAAGATATTCGTTATTTGGATGATAAATTTTCCATTATGCCTGGTGGGGTACCGATTTTTATAGATGGAGTTATTGTTGGTGGCATAGGTGTAGGTGGAGCACACTTAGATGAGGATGCAAAAATAGCTAAAGCAGGGATAGCATTTTTACAATAG
- a CDS encoding HD domain-containing protein, translating into MISVELIEHIFKAASISRWNDYPRMTNLVELDKQAHKFIIAYFIAKIEKDVNMRFIIEAGIFEFLSRVVVTDIRPDVYHEITRAKNEQVSAWVLSKIAPMIQDIENGEFLKRYELFLQGKDYAKERLILKAASYFATKWEFNIVYQTSSFLSDIDEIKAKVEEELEDYYELIGARKIALNQKISKIIDLSGRLRFQKRWAQTPRIPETAVLGHMLVVAILSYFYSLEVKACDGRIESNFYCALFHDLPESLTRDIISPVKYGIDGLNEIINEYEMKLINEKILPFIPLSFREEFSYILGIREGQNEESSFVKNEFENRIFNNKPSVYSGSLDAVNEDRFKAIDGKALKYCDKLAAFIEAALSISYGVKSKELENGFLGMYEYFKTNPTINGVNFFRICEDIKGYFKL; encoded by the coding sequence ATGATTAGCGTAGAATTAATAGAACATATTTTTAAAGCAGCTTCTATATCAAGATGGAATGATTATCCTAGAATGACAAATTTAGTTGAGCTTGATAAACAAGCGCATAAATTCATCATTGCTTATTTCATTGCTAAAATAGAAAAAGATGTCAATATGCGTTTTATCATAGAAGCGGGTATTTTTGAGTTTTTAAGCAGGGTAGTAGTGACTGATATACGCCCTGATGTGTATCATGAGATAACACGTGCAAAAAACGAGCAAGTAAGTGCTTGGGTGTTAAGTAAAATCGCACCGATGATTCAAGATATTGAAAATGGTGAGTTTTTAAAACGCTATGAGCTTTTTTTACAAGGTAAAGATTATGCAAAAGAAAGGCTTATTTTAAAAGCTGCTTCGTATTTCGCGACAAAGTGGGAGTTTAATATAGTTTATCAAACTAGCTCGTTTTTAAGTGATATTGATGAGATTAAGGCTAAGGTTGAAGAAGAATTAGAAGACTATTATGAACTAATCGGAGCAAGAAAAATCGCTCTTAATCAAAAAATTTCTAAAATAATCGATCTAAGCGGACGTTTGCGTTTTCAAAAAAGATGGGCACAAACTCCAAGGATTCCAGAAACTGCGGTTTTAGGACATATGCTTGTGGTGGCTATTTTGTCTTATTTTTATTCTTTAGAAGTAAAAGCATGCGATGGTAGAATAGAAAGCAATTTTTATTGCGCTTTGTTTCATGATTTACCTGAAAGTTTAACTAGAGATATCATCTCTCCGGTAAAATATGGCATAGATGGTTTAAATGAGATTATCAATGAGTATGAAATGAAGCTTATTAATGAGAAAATTTTACCTTTTATACCACTATCTTTCAGGGAAGAATTTAGTTATATACTTGGTATTAGAGAAGGACAAAATGAAGAAAGTTCCTTTGTAAAAAATGAATTTGAAAATCGTATTTTTAATAATAAACCAAGTGTTTATAGCGGTAGTTTAGATGCGGTTAATGAGGATCGTTTTAAGGCTATTGATGGAAAGGCTTTGAAGTATTGTGATAAACTAGCAGCTTTTATAGAAGCAGCTTTGTCAATTAGCTATGGAGTAAAGTCTAAAGAGCTTGAAAATGGTTTTTTAGGAATGTATGAGTATTTTAAAACAAATCCGACTATTAATGGGGTAAATTTCTTTAGAATTTGTGAGGATATTAAAGGGTATTTTAAACTTTAA
- a CDS encoding ABC transporter permease, producing the protein MKFLSLRWSFATFFFCSLIILPILAIILHLPFIDINTLKHLSKNVLPRYIFGSAFILFGTLVLCLIIGLVSAYLIAFYKFFGSKFFEWFLILPLAIPSYVMGFVWIDLFEFQGLIPTLLGVDRRIDIMNAYGVIVILSFALYPYVYFFAKNTFAYGLGNIILSAKTLKASNLKTFFKVILPFCRVGIVGALLLVAMEVLSDYGLVAYFGVDTFSAGIFRTWGSGGDEVSAVALSVALLVFIALLMLLEKIQRGKKGFNQNVFLPTPKDELKGIKAFLAFLWCFLVAFLAFVVPIVWLVYWAGFDFMQNLSNVLTPAFYSLSVALASSFAIVGVAFYLCFVVRLNDTKASKIILWLTTLGYSLPGAVVAVGILVVLGVLNYIFDLLSFEYAIGGGFLVLFFGYFVRFLASGIFATQSGYERISKNIDYANLTLKSKPFKIFAQIHFPLMKHYLALAVVIICVDILKELPISTILSPSGFQTLSSLVFAYSENELIYNVSLPSLIIVLFGIIPTFLMHYLQNKNNQKGQ; encoded by the coding sequence TTGAAATTTTTAAGCCTAAGGTGGTCTTTTGCCACCTTTTTTTTCTGTAGTTTAATCATACTGCCTATACTTGCTATCATCTTACATCTTCCTTTTATAGATATTAATACCTTAAAACATTTGAGTAAAAATGTCTTGCCACGATATATTTTTGGTAGTGCTTTTATATTATTTGGGACTTTAGTATTGTGTTTGATTATAGGTTTAGTTAGTGCTTATTTGATAGCTTTTTATAAATTTTTTGGCTCGAAATTTTTTGAATGGTTTTTGATTTTACCTTTGGCAATACCTTCTTATGTGATGGGTTTTGTTTGGATTGATTTGTTTGAATTTCAAGGTTTAATTCCCACGCTTTTAGGTGTTGATAGGCGTATAGATATCATGAATGCTTATGGTGTGATCGTGATTTTATCTTTTGCGCTTTATCCTTATGTGTATTTTTTTGCTAAAAATACCTTTGCTTATGGACTTGGAAATATCATTTTAAGTGCTAAAACACTTAAAGCTTCTAATTTAAAAACATTTTTTAAGGTGATTTTGCCATTTTGCCGTGTGGGTATAGTGGGTGCTTTGCTATTGGTAGCTATGGAAGTTTTGAGTGATTATGGCTTGGTGGCGTATTTTGGCGTAGATACTTTTAGTGCGGGAATTTTTAGAACATGGGGAAGTGGCGGTGATGAAGTCAGTGCTGTGGCTTTGAGTGTGGCTTTGCTTGTGTTTATCGCGCTTTTAATGCTTTTAGAAAAAATTCAAAGAGGTAAAAAAGGTTTTAATCAAAATGTATTTTTACCTACTCCAAAAGATGAGTTAAAAGGCATTAAGGCGTTTTTGGCCTTTTTATGGTGTTTTTTGGTGGCGTTTTTAGCCTTTGTCGTGCCTATTGTATGGCTTGTTTATTGGGCTGGGTTTGATTTTATGCAAAATTTAAGCAATGTCTTAACACCTGCATTTTATAGTCTTAGCGTGGCTTTGGCGAGTTCTTTTGCCATTGTAGGGGTGGCATTTTATTTGTGTTTTGTGGTGCGTTTAAATGATACAAAAGCTTCTAAAATCATCCTTTGGCTTACGACTTTGGGGTATTCTTTACCTGGAGCTGTGGTAGCTGTGGGAATTTTAGTGGTTTTGGGTGTGTTAAATTATATTTTTGATCTTTTATCTTTTGAATATGCCATAGGTGGTGGATTTTTAGTGTTGTTTTTTGGGTATTTTGTAAGATTTTTAGCTTCAGGGATTTTTGCAACTCAATCAGGCTATGAGCGAATTTCTAAAAATATAGACTATGCAAATTTAACCTTAAAATCAAAACCATTTAAAATTTTTGCTCAAATTCATTTTCCTTTGATGAAGCATTACTTAGCTTTGGCTGTGGTGATTATTTGTGTGGATATTTTAAAAGAATTGCCTATTTCGACTATACTTTCACCTTCAGGCTTTCAAACGCTTTCATCACTTGTGTTTGCTTATAGTGAAAATGAGTTAATTTATAATGTTTCTTTGCCATCTTTGATTATAGTGTTATTTGGGATTATCCCTACATTTTTAATGCATTATTTGCAAAATAAAAACAACCAAAAAGGACAATAA